The following are encoded together in the Cynocephalus volans isolate mCynVol1 chromosome 4, mCynVol1.pri, whole genome shotgun sequence genome:
- the MMP10 gene encoding stromelysin-2, giving the protein MKHMAILVLLCLPVCLAYPLDGAAKKDPDTDFVQQYLEKYYNLTKDRKQFLRRNDNGPVVKKIQEMQKFLGLEVTGKVDSSTLEVMHKSRCGVPDVGHFSTFPDTPKWKNTHLTYRIVNYTPDLPRDAVDSAIKKALKVWEEVTPLTFSRMYEGEADIMISFAVKEHGDFYPFDGPGYTLAHAYPPGPGFYGDVHFDDDEKWTEDTSGTNLFLVAAHELGHSLGLHHSAHTEALMYPLYNSVTDLSRFRLSQDDVNGIQSLYGPPPTSSDDLTMPTESVPPGPETPTMCDPALSFDAISTLRGEILLFKDRYFWRRSHWNPEPALNLISAFWPSLPSNLDAAYEVKSKDTVFMFKGNMFWAVRGTEVQAGYPRSIHTLGFPPTIRKIDAAFSDKEKKKTYFFVEDKYWRFDENRKSMEQGFPRLIADDFPGVKPKVDAASQAFGFFYFFSGSSLFQFDPNARVVTNVLKSNNWLNC; this is encoded by the exons ATGAAGCATATGGCCATCCTTGTGCTGTTATGTCTGCCGGTCTGCTTGGCTTATCCTCTGGATGGCGCAGCGAAGAAGGACCCAGACACGGACTTCGTCCAG CAATATCTAGAAAAGTACTACAACCtcacaaaagacaggaaacaatTTCTTAGAAGAAATGACAATGGTCCTGTTGttaaaaaaatccaagaaatgcAGAAGTTCCTCGGATTGGAGGTGACAGGGAAGGTGGACTCCAGCACCCTGGAGGTGATGCACAAGTCCAGGTGTGGAGTTCCTGACGTTGGTCACTTCAGTACCTTTCCTGACACGCCGAAGTGGAAAAACACTCACCTTACTTACAG GATTGTGAATTATACACCAGACTTGCCAAGAGATGCTGTTGATTCAGCTATTAAGAAAGCGCTGAAAGTCTGGGAGGAGGTGACCCCACTCACCTTCTCTAGGATGTATGAAGGAGAGGCTGACATAATGATCTCTTTTGCAGTTAAag aGCATGGAGACTTTTACCCTTTTGATGGACCAGGATACACACTGGCTCATGCCTATCCACCTGGGCCTGGGTTTTATGGAGATGTTCACTTTGATGATGATGAAAAATGGACAGAGGATACATCAG GGACCAATTTATTCCTTGTTGCTGCTCATGAACTTGGCCACTCCCTGGGTCTTCACCACTCGGCCCACACTGAAGCTTTGATGTACCCACTGTACAACTCAGTCACAGACCTGAGCCGATTCCGCCTTTCTCAAGATGATGTGAATGGCATCCAGTCCCTCTACG GACCTCCCCCTACCTCCTCTGACGACCTAACGATGCCCACAGAATCTGTTCCTCCAGGACCTGAGACACCCACCATGTGTGATCCTGCTCTGTCCTTCGATGCAATCAGCACTCTGAGGGGAGAAATTCTGCTCTTTAAAGACAG atatttttggcGCAGATCCCACTGGAACCCTGAACCTGCACTGAATTTGATTTCTGCATTTTGGCCCTCTCTTCCATCAAATTTGGATGCTGCATATGAAGTCAAGAGCAAGGATACTGTTTTTATGTTTAAGG GAAATATGTTCTGGGCCGTCAGAGGAACTGAGGTACAAGCAGGTTATCCAAGAAGCATCCATACCCTGGGTTTCCCTCCAACCATAAGGAAAATTGATGCAGCCTTCtctgataaagaaaagaagaaaacatacttCTTTGTAGAGGACAAATACTGGAG ATTTGATGAAAATAGAAAGTCCATGGAGCAAGGCTTCCCCAGACTAATAGCTGATGACTTTCCAGGAGTTAAGCCAAAAGTTGATGCTGCATCACAGGCATTTG gatttttctatttcttcagtgGATCATCACTGTTTCAGTTTGACCCTAATGCCAGGGTGGTGACAAATGTATTGAAGAGTAACAACTGGTTAAATTGTTAG